In the genome of Xenopus laevis strain J_2021 chromosome 1S, Xenopus_laevis_v10.1, whole genome shotgun sequence, one region contains:
- the LOC108706149 gene encoding interleukin-8 has translation MSTKIIVASLALCLLYTTLTQAMTLSGTGLKPNCQCLETVSTFIHPRFRQNVELNYECESVEVIINLTTETRVCVDPSAKWVKRMIQNISE, from the exons atgagtaCCAAAATCATTGTTGCCAGTCTTGCTTTGTGCCTGCTTTACACTACTCTTACTCAAG CTATGACACTGTCAGGAACAGGGCTGAAGCCAAACTGTCAGTGTCTGGAAACTGTCTCTACATTCATCCATCCTCGATTTCGTCAAAACGTGGAGCTTAATTATGAATGTGAAAGTGTAGAGGTTat AATCAATCTTACAACAGAAACACGTGTGTGTGTGGATCCCTCTGCAAAATGGGTAAAAAGGATGATCCAGAATATATCAGAATAG